From the genome of Deltaproteobacteria bacterium:
AACGTCGTCCTGCTCAAGGGCTTCGCCCTCTGCATGGTGAAGAACGCCCACGACAACCAGCTCTACAACCATTTCGCCTACCAGTTCGAGGAAGAGAGCACGCATCCCGATCTGGCCAAACGCTTTGGCCTGGCGCTGGGGCTCGGCGAAGAGGACTTCGCCGACGCCACGCCGGTCTTCGGGTGCCTCGTGCACACGAGCCGGATGATCCACGGTATGCTGTTGGGGTCGCCGGCGGAGAACCGTGTCGGAGCCCTGGTGGACGAGAGCATGGTCCGGCGGTACTCGGAGGAGTTCAACACCTACGCGCGCAAGCACTACGACCTTGGAGACGAGGCCTGTGAGTTCTTCACCGTGCACATGGTCGCGGATGAAGAGCACACCGCGATGGCCTCGGACGTCATCGCTCGTATGGCCAGGACACCGCGCGAACAGCAGCTCGTACGGGAAGCCGCGCAACATACGGTACGCCTGAAGCTGGGAAAATTCGACAGCATCTACGAGAGCTACGCGTAGGCGCGTTCCGCCTGCTCCGAAACGAGAACACATGAAAATCTACAACTTCGACCTGCTCGCCTATCCGCACGTGCCCATGGACATCCCGGGCACGCCCCTGCCCAGCAACCTGTTCGATCCGCTCGAAGGCCATCGCAACTACGAAGAGCACTTCTACGAGATGGAGCATTGCGAGCAGCTCGGCTTCGAAGGGGTCCTGTTCAACGAGCACCACTACAGCGCCTACGGCACCATGCCGTCACCCAACCTGGTGGCCGCGGCGCTGAGTCAGAGGACCAGTCAGATCAAGATCGGCGTGCTCGGCAACGTCCTGCCGTTGCGTCACCACCCGGTCCGTGTGGCGGAAGAGTACGCCATGGTCGACTGCATGTCGGGCGGCCGCCTGATCGCGGGTTTTGTGCGCGGCATCCCTCCGGAATACCTCTGGTACAACATCGATCCGAAGGAATCGCGCGGGCGTTTCGAAGAGGCTTTCGAACTGATCCTGAGGGCATGGACCGAGCCCGTCTGGAGCTACCACGGCGAGTTCTTCCACCTCGACAACTGCGCCACCTGGCCCCGCCCCATCCAGCAGCCCCACCCGACGATCTGGGTCGCCGCGCGCAGCGCCGAATCCATCGAGTGGTGTGCGCGGCGCCGTATACCCATCGCCCAGGTGTACCAGACCGCCAGCCAGATCGAGGACACCTTCGACTACTACCGCAAGGTGGCCCGGGATGAAGGCTGGGAAGCCGACCCCGGGCAGTTCATCCTGTGCCGGCATATCTACGTGGATGAAACGGACGAGAAGGCGCGCGAAATCGCCGAACCGGCATTGCGCTACTTCTTCACGCTCCTGAATCGCGGTTTCAAGCAGACGGCCACCGCGCAGGGGGCGCGCGTCAGGGAAGCCCTGTACACCGACAAGTCATTCAACTACTTCCGCGAAGAGAACCGCCAGCGGCACGACTTCTCGGCGCTCGGTTGGGAAGAACTCGACCGGGTCGGGTACGTCATCGCCGGGAGCCCGGATACGGTCGCCCGTAGACTCAACGAGCAAATGCATACCGTCGGCGCCGAGCACTTCATGGGAATGTTCCACATCGGCAACCTTCCCCACAGCAAGGTGCTCGCTTCCCTGGACCTCTTCCACAAGAGAGTGATGCCGCAGTTGGAGGGGAGCCGGTAGGCTCGATTCGGGAGAGTCCTGTGCCAGGCACCCAGCGCATCACCGACCTGAAAACCCTGGACGACCTCCTCGAAAGCGAGTCCATGAGAGGATTGTGGGTCGGCGAAGAGCGGTACTTCACCGAGCCTCGACCGTTCGGAGCACCCCATCTCTGGAGGTGGGCGAAGATTCAGGAGGGCCTGGAGGCCGCGTCAAGAATCGTGCCGACGAACTTCAAGGGCTCCCGGCGCGCCATCACGCTCGTCCATCCGGACATCGCCGGAGGAACGAGCCACACGCTGGTCATGGCGGTGCAGTTGGTCAAGCCCGGGGAGGCGGTATACGCCCACCGGCACACGGCCGCGGCCATACGGTTCATTCTTGAAGGGGGAACGGACGCCTACACCGTCACCAACGGCGAGAAATCCGTCATGGAGCCGGGCGACCTCGTGGTTCAGCCGAACTGGAGCTGGCACAACCACATCAATGAATCCGATCGGGACGCGGTCTGGATCGACGTTCTCGACGTGGGCCTCATGGCCATGCTGCGCACGATGTTTCAAGAGCCGCACCCTGCCGAGGAGCTGAAACTCTTCAACAGCGCCACCGACACCACGGTCCGGAATCCCGGCGGCCTTGCCCCTCCGGGAAGGAGCCTCAAACAACTGGTCTACAAGTGGCGCGAGACCCTGCCCGCTCTGACCGAGATGCTTGCCGAAGACAAGAGCGCTTACGACGGGCGTTGCCTTGAGTACCGCGACGCGGTCACGGGAGGACCGACATTCCCGACGTTTTCGTGTTGGACTCAGATGCTGGACCCGGGAGAGCACACCTTGCTCCACCGCCACACCGCCAACCACCTGTACCATGGTTTCCGCGGCTCCGGCGTCGTCGAAGTCGGAGACACGGAACTCGCCTGGGAAGAAGGCGATTTCATGGTCGTTCCCAACTGGAGCTGGCATCGACACAGAAACGGCTCCGACACGGAGCCCGCCGTCCTCTTTTCCGCCACGGATCGCCCTCTACTGGAACGGCTCGGGCTCTACCGCGAGGAAGACGGCAACAGCAAGGGCGCAAGCTGACTCGTTCGAGAGTGCGTCTTTCCATTGGTTCGGAGGGACGAGTCCTCGTGAATCATCGCTTCGATGTCCGACGCACGGCAGTGGGTCGGTAGACCCGTTACCGCCACAGTTGGCGCCAGGGTACGATGTCGGCATCGGTGCGTTGTTGCGCCTGGTCGCCGCCATATACGATGAGCGGCCGGCCGGCGGCCTCTCCCGCCAACTCGCGCCAGCGACGCAACGTTCGCAGCCAAGCCGGAACGACCGTTGCGCCCGACTTGATCTCGACCGGCGCCAGCAACTGCCCTTGCTCCAGAACCAGATCGATCTCCAGGCCGCCGTGGCTGCGCCAGAAGAACAGGTTCGACTGTTTACCCTCGTTCCAGCGCCGCTTCAGAAATTCAGTGACGACCCAGTTCTCGAACAGTGCACCGCGCAATGAATGGGTGCGCATTTGGGCGGATGACTCGATGCCGATCAACCGGGCGGCCAAGCCCACGTCGTAGAAATAGAGCTTCGGCGTCTTTACCAGCCGTTTGCGGAAACTACGTTGGTGAGGCTGCAAGCGAAACAGGATGAACGAAGCCTCCAGCAGATTGAGCCAAGCGCGGACCGTCTTCTGGTCGACGCCGGCATCGTTGCCGATGCGGGTCAGGTCGGCAAGCTGACCAACCGACGCGGCGCACAGCCGCAATACCAGATGGAAGGTCGATAGATCCTGGATGTTCCGTAGTTGCCGGACGTCGCGCTCCACGTAGGTGTTGAGATAGGCGTTGTACCAGCGTTCCGGAGCCGCCCGCATGTCGAAGATCGGCGGATAGCCCCCGTGCAGCAACACCTCATCGAGGGAATCCGGCAACCACTCGGCCGAGTGCAACTCCCCGGCCGAGAAAGGCAGCAGATGGACGAAGCCGACCCGTCCCGCCAAGGACTGCGTAATGCGCTGCATCAACCCGAAGTGCTGAGAACCGGTAAGCACGAACTGCCCCGGTGCACGGTCTCTGTCAACGACCGCTTGCAGGTAGGAAAACAGGTCGGGACACCGCTGCGCTTCGTCGATGACCGCGCCGGCGGGAAACTGACCGAGGAAACCGCGTGGGTCGTCCCGCGCAAAGCCGAGGACGTCCAGATCCTCAAGGCTCGCGTATGGCTTGGCGACAAAGACGGTCTTCGCCAGCGTGGTCTTTCCCGATTGACGCGGCCCGACGACCGCTACGACCTTGAACTCGCGCGCCAGTGTCCGGACCAGCGGCTCCGCCTCTCGTGGGACCATGCCACTACCGTACACCCGCTGTCAAAGCCATGCAAATCCGGAATCGGAATCCGGAATATCCATGAAAGGAGGGTCCGAAGACAGCAAAACGCCTGGATCGAAAGCGTAAGGGTAAGTTTATCCCCTCCACGCGCGCGTTCAAGCGGGATCGAACGGCGTACGCACCACCGCCACGAAGATCTGCGACTGCGGCCTGATCTGGACGCTGGACACCAGCGAGAAGCCTGCTTCGGCGAGCAGCCATTTCCAATCGTCCGCGGTGTACTTGTTGTGGAACGGGAACATGCGGAACCAGCCCGCGCGCTGCCGCTCCGGCGGCTCGGTGCGGTCGCGCGGCCGGTCCTGGACATAAAGGGCGAGCGGCATGCGCACCCAGTCGTCGAGCAGGAACAGGCCGCCGGGGCGAAGCACCCGTTGTACCTCCGCCAGCACGGCAAAGGGGTCGTCCAGGACGTGAAGCACTCCGGTCATGGATACCAAGTCCATGCTGCCGGCGCCTAGCGACAACGGCTCTTTCTCGACATCGTGCACTTCCAGCGTCGGCGGCGCACCCCGGTAGCGCAGCCCGCGCGCGTGCTCGATCATGGCCGGGGTGACGTCGAAACCGTAAAGCCGGCTGCCTTGGTGGCGTTCGGAGACGTCGCGCAGGAACAACCCCGGGCCGCAGCCCAGATCCGCGATGGCGGGCTCGGCGGGAAGATGCCGCCCCACGTTGGCCCTGAAGACGGACCAGTATTGATCATTGAAACGCCTGGGGTAGCGCTCCACCATGCGTGCGACGAACTCCGCGTCGGACGCGCCGTGAATCTCCTGTTGGGTGGGCATGGATGGTCAATCGGTCGGAAACGTCGCGTTTGCGGCCCCGGTGATGATCATAGGATCGGGGATGCCGCGTTCGCGGCAGGGTGGCGTGGCGCCGGCGCCGCCCTCGGGTACCGCTCCGGCGCCACTCTGTCTCATGAGTCCAGCGTCGACTCCACGAACAGCTCGTCCACCGCCACGGCCCTGTCCATGAGCCCCTGGTCGTGGGAGTAACCCATGAAGCGTTCCAGGTTGGCGCGGTTGCGCTTGAGGCCGTAGGGCCAGTAGTCCTCGCCCAGGGCGGCTCGCTCCTCTTCGTAGAGGTGCCGGGTCCACGCCAGGCTGGACCAGTTGGGATCGGCGTAGTACTCGCGGCACGCCGTCTTGGCGTTCTCGAAGGCGTCCATGACGCTCTGCACGGCGAAGGGATACTTCTCCAGCACCTCGTTCTTGAAGGCCACCACGTGCATGATGGGGTAGAAGCCGTTCTTGCGGTAGTACTTGAGCTCCTCGGCGCGGGCGTCGCGGAACAGACGGCGGATCTTGTCCGAGCCGTCCACCACCTCGTCCGGCGGATGGGGCATCATCAGGGCGTCGATCTCGCCCCGCTCCAGCATGGCGCCGATGCTCTCGCCCTTCTCCAGGTAGCGGATGCGCACGCCTTCGGCCTCGATGGGCAGGGCCTCGGGCCGGTCGATGACCCAGTCGATCTCGCGCCAGGGCACGTCGTACTCGCTCTGCAGGTCGCCCTTGGCGAGTACGGAAAGGGTCGTCTGGAAGGTGCTCAGCCCCACGGTCCTGCCGATGAGGTCCTTGGGCGACTCGATGCCCGCGTCCACGTTGACCCACATCTGCGACAGGCTGAACAGCCGCCGCGGGAACACCGGGATGGCCTTGATGGGCATGTCGCGGCTCTGGGAGATGAGATACGACGACAGCGACAACTCGCCGATGTCGAACTCGCCCTGGAGCATGCGCTCGTGGCGCCGGGAGCCCTGCCTCAGCGGGTGGGACTGGCCGATCTCCAGCACCTCGATGTCCAGGCCTTCGGCGTTGACGCTTCCGTCGAACAGGGGCACGTGCCTGTCGTAGTGGGACAGGGCCATGGTCAGTTTGGGATCCGGCATGTGAGGGTCGCTCCTTCCCTGAAAGGGTTGCACGGCGAATTGAAACGAGACTATACACTACCCATATCGGCACAGCCAAACCTGAACGGCACCCACCGCCCCACAGAGGAGGGACGAACATGGCCAGAATCCGCTACGTGGCCACCCTGAGCCGCGACCCCGACGCACTGGCGGGCTTCTACACCCAGTACCTCGGCATGAAGGAGCTGGGACGCTCGCCCGAAGGGGACGTCTCCCTCACCGAGGGCCTCTACAACCTCACCCTGTTCCGCAAGCGGCAATCCCTGGGCGAGTTGTACATGCGCCGGGGGCTGCACCACATCGGCCTTCAGGTGGAGAATCTTGCCGAGGTACGGGCGCGTTACCAGAAGTTCAACCCCCGGGGCATGGTGATCGCCGAGCCCGGCGGCCTTCACCACGGCACGATCCGCATCTTCGACCCGGAGTGCAATCCCGTGACCCTGTCGGAAGCGAGTTTCGGCGTGGAGGGGGAACCCGAGCTGCCGCGCATCGCCCACGTCGCCTTCAACGCTCTCGATCCGGAGATGGTCCTCCAATTCTACACCCAGGTGCTGGGGCTCCGGGAGGTCGGCAACAGCTACGAGCGGCGGCGCAACGGCCAGCTCAACCGCTTTTGCGGCGACGGCTCCACCAACCTTGCCATTCACCCGTTCTTCACCGCCAGCGTTGGGCATGAGAAGCGCTTCGGCGTGAACCACATGGGTTTCCTCGTAAACGATCTGGCGCGGAAGCTGGACGAGCTGGGGAGCGTGGTGGCGGTGAAACCGCGTCCGCCGGATCGGCCGTACGCCGAGTTTCGCTTCCGGGACCCCGAGGGGAACGCCCTGGACCTGTCCCAGAACAAGGGCTGGGAAGTGGACGTGGACAAGTGGGACCGGGCCGCGTGAGCGCGGGCATCACCCGGCCGGCGGGATGAACAGCCACGGTCAAGTTTTTTTGGAAGGGAGAACGACATGGCCATCGAAGTCATGGATCTGATGGACAAGGGGCGCAAGGACCTCAAGCGCGAGGTCGTGCTCAACACCAAGCGCTTCCACACCTGGGTGCACGTCTATCGCGAGCCCGGGGACAAGGACGACATGCACTGCCACAACGCCGACCAGAGCTTCTACGTCATGGACGGCGAGTGCACCATGCACTTCCCCGACGGCGGCAAGGCGGTGCTGACGCCGGGCATGGTGGCGCTCATCCACGGCGGCGAGTTCTACCAGCTCGAGAACTCCGGCACCGGCCCGATGATCCTCATGGGCAACCGCTCGGGCCCGTCGGAAGACATCAAGCACATCAACTACGAGCTGCGAAGGGACATCAAGGAGCTGCCCCGGGAAGACCGGGAACGCATCGGCAAAGGCGGCCCGGTGTACGTGAACCAACCCGCGCAAGACGGCTGAGCCCACGGTCATGGCTCTCGACTATCTGCCGATCCTCGCGCAGAACGCCGCCCCCAGGCCGCCGCGCAAGCTGTACCGCGCACCCCGCATCGGCTGGCAACCCCTCGCCCGACCGCTGAACGAGATGCGCGTGAGCCTCGTCACCAGCGCGGCCATCCGGCAGACCAACCAGCGCGCCTTCACGGCGGGGGGCGACCCCAGCCACCGCCGCATCGCCGCGGACCCGGACGTGGCGGTCACGGTCGACCATCACTCTCCCGTGGGCGCCGACGTTCGCAGGGATGCCGAGGTGGTCTTTCCCAGGCGGACGTTGCAGGAACTGGCGCGGACAGGAGTCATCGGCAGCGTAGCCCGCACTCACTTCTCCATCTACGGCGGCATCTCCGACCACGCCGCCATCACCGAAGAACTCGCGCCGGAGCTGGCGCGCAGGCTCACGGCCATGCGCGTGGACCTCGCCCTGATGGTCCCCTACTGACCCTACTGCCACGAGACCGTGAGTCTCGTCGCCAACGTCGTGGAGAGCCTGGGCGTGCCGACGCTCCTGATAGGCACGGTCCGGGACATCGTGGAGCGCGTCAAGCCGCCCAGGGCCGTCTGCGTGGACAATCCCGTTGGCCGGACCTTCGGCCGCCCCAAGGCGCGCCGCCGCCACGAGTCCCTGCTGACCCAGGCCCTGAGCCAAGCCCATTCGTTCAAACGGAAAGGTGGGATCATCGACCTGCCGGGCAACTGGACCGACCGGCCCGGCGCCTCCTGGCAGGAAATGGTCCGGCGGGAGATCCTGCGGCTGAAGCGGACCGAGCGCCTATGAGTAGTTCACGGCTCGTTGAGCATGCTCCCGAAGCACGCGGTTGATCTCGGTCTGGTACCCGCGTCCTCCTGGGGCGTTTGCTTTGAACCATGCCAACACGTCGGCATCCAATCTCAGGGTGATCTGTTGTTTCACCGGCCGGTAGAGCATGCCGCGTCTAGCACCGGACCAGTCGAGAATCTCGGGTATATCGGTTGTATCGATCTTCTCGTCCGGAAGGTTCGCAAGTGCTTTGATCTCCGCCTTCTGCTCCTTTTCAGGTGCTCTAGAAGTCGCCTTCTTCATAGGCTCCCCTTTCGTGGACGGTCGCTCCGGGCACTGATGATGCGACCCACTTCAATGCCGGTCCCAGGCTCCGCCCTAGGCCAAGTGTGTGCCACCATCACGATCACGTTGCCTACCATGCCGATGGTGTGCCAGCGTTCCTCGTCTGTATTCGGATACGGCCGGTGGGCTGCCAAAGGATCTTCGAACACTAGCTTCGCAGTGTCGAAGCCGAGCCCGTGCTTTCGCCTGTTGGCTTGGCTCTTGTCTTCGTCCCATGTCCAGTGCAACGATCAGGTCCAGACTGTAACTACAAAATGATAGCTACAAGCTAGCTTCTTGTCAACCAGTCCTGACGTCGGTGACGTGGTACTGGAGGCGCTGCGGGGGACAAGACAATCCAGGAGATCGCTGTGCGGCACAAGATCCACCCGAACCAGGTGAGCAGGTGGAAGCAGCGAGCTCGCCATCTCCATGGACTGCAGGGGCTGGTGCATGGACAACATCAGGACGGTGCCGGGGTTTCGAAGCCGCAAGCCGCCGTTCCGTGAGCCCGTGCCGGGCCAGTCGAGCGGAGGCTGTCAATGCCCACATTGTGCAGACATATGTCGTCGCCGCGCGCCAAACGCAACCGTGTCCCGATTGGTTCGCACGGCCTAACGGAACGGTTGCCAAGCCGCAAGCCGCCCGAGGCGCCGTGTTGTGCCTGCCCTATCGCGCGGCCTTGGCGGACAGGTCCGCCCGATGCAGAACGCGCCCAGCAAGGATGACGATGACAATCTCATCGTATGCGGCGACGTCCTCCATTGGGTTCCTTGCCAACAGCAACAGGTCCGCGCGTTTTCCCACTTCCACCGTCCCGACGACGTCACGCAGGCCGAAGATCTCCGCGTTCACGATGGTCGCGGCGCGGAACAACTGAGCGGGAGTGACGCCTGCTGCCAGCCAACGGCGCATTTCCTGCCGGCCGTTGAGACCCGGGGGATTGGCGTAGGTGGGACTGCTCGGGGTGTCGCTGCCGAAGCTCAGCCGCCCACCGTTCGAGGCGAGATAGGAGAGCGCGGCGGTGACGCGCGCTATCGGTCTGGCGGCGAAGCCTCTCCAGCCACCGCTCTCCAGCGCCCGCGCCACCCTTGGATTGGCGCGCATCCGATCGCGCAGCCACTGCCCCTCCCGGGTTCCATACCAGTCGATCAGGCTCCACGGCAGCACGTGCTTGAACTCGGGGCTGGAGAGATAGTCGGGGTCGTGCAGGTCACGCTCGCCGTAGAGCACTTGTATGGTGGGCTGCCAAACGATGTTCCGCTGGACGATGGCGTCGAGTATTCGGGTGACCTCCGGGTTCAGTTCGGTGGCTTTCCTGTCGGCCCAGTTCCACATGCCGTGAGCGAGAACGTCGACGCCCGCCTCGACGCCGAAGGCCTGGGCGGATTGGGAATTGGCGTGCAGCAGCACCGGCATGCCGCGCGCGTGCGCGGCGGCCACCAGGTCCCGGATCATCTCTTTGGTGGGCACCGGCAGATGGCGGCGGCCGCCGAACCCGCGTTCAAACACCGTCTTGACGCAGACCGCGCCGTCGCCGTGCATCCGTTCGACCACGCCCTTCGGTGTATGCTCCGCCGGCTCGAACCCGTCGGGAAACGCGTCGGCCCGCGCCTCGTCGAACAGGAAATAGGGCATGATCCGGTACCGGAGGGGCTTCGGGATGAAGTTCATGGGATAACCGTCGAAGACGGGCGCCGCCCCGCAAAAGTGCGCGTGAGGGCGGACGTCCTGCCGGTTCCACTCCGCAATGACGTCGGGCTGCGCGATCAGGTCGATCACCGTGGTGAAGCCATGGAACAGGTAGCTGCGCGGAATCTGCCGGCGCGCGGCGCGGGCGATGTCCGGATGGGCCACTTCATGCCGGTAGGTCATCCCTGGAATTTCGCTCAGGTGGGTATGGCCGTCGATCAGTCCGGGGGCGAGGTAACGTCCGGTACCGTCGATGACCTGCCCGGAGCCATGGGCGTCCAGCGAGCGCTCGTGCCCGATGCCGGCGATCCGCCCTTCCCGCACCAACACGTTCGTCGGTTCCGACGGGGCCTCCCGCTCCGGCGAGATAACAGTGACGTTGCTGATCAGAACGTCTTGACCGAGAGCCGCGCTGTTATTCGTGACCCATCCAATGGCAGCGACCATGAGGCAGACCGCAAGACGACGAACTTCCATGGGATCGTTCCCTTCTGTGGTGCGAGCCAACCGGGCAGGACGCTAGAGCCGCCGCACCGAACCGGAGTCCTTTAGCGCCTCGTACGCTCGCAGTCCCACCGCGAGGTCCATGATCCCCAGACCCTGGAGCTTGAACAGCGTGATCTCTTCCGGGGCGGTGCGGCCCGGCGCGTTGCCGAGGATCACGTCCCCAAGCTCGCAGACGCCGTCCCAGGCGAGCACGCCGTCGCGGACCGCGCGGAACACGTCGCTCTGGTTGGTTTCAAGGGTGGACCGGGAGGTGACGCAGACCCTGGCCGCGCGGGTCATGGTCTCGTGGTCGATCTCCGCGCGCACGCGGGTCTTGTCGCCGTTGGCGATGGACGTGACATGCATCCCGGGACGCAGGGCCCGGCCTTCGAACACCGGGCTCTGGGCGTTGGTGGCGGTGATGGCGATGTCCGCGCCGTCCAACGCGGCCTCGGCGCCATTCACGGCCGTTGCCTCCAGATCCAGAGCGTTCCCGGCGCGTTCGGCGAATCGGAGCCGGTTCGCCGGGGTGGGACTGAACACCCGGACGGTCTCGATGGGACGCACGGCGCACACGGCCTCGAGCTGCGTGAAGGCGTGCTTCTCGCTGCCGATCACCGCCACCCGCGTGGCGTCGGGCGGGGCCAGGTACTTGGCGCCGACGCCGCCCGCCGCGCCGGTGCGAAGCTCGTTGATGCCGCAGTCCTGGAACAGGATCAGGGGCTCGCCGGAATCGACGCTGTAGAGGATCACGGTCTCGTGGTGGATGGCCCGGTCCTGATCGGTCTGGAGGTAGGCGCCCATGGCGCCCTTGAAGGAGCCCGGCAACACGCCGAAGAGCATCCGGTTGGCGTGGTGGATGCGCCGGCGCGGCAGCACCACGGCGTTGCCGCGGGAAGTTTCCGCCAGGGATTCCTCCACGGCCTCGATGGCCTGCGCCATGGGAATGATGGTGGCCGCCGGGGTTTCCTTGATGAACAGCATGCCTGGCCTCCCGTTTCGTGTGTAGCCGACTTACGGCGTCACAGGTACGCCCGTCGCCGCGCGGGGGTCACGCAGGACCCTGCCCTTGCCGGCTCGTGGAATCGGGGCCGGCGGCCCCGTCCGGGGCAGTCTGCCATCCCTTGAACTGCCCGTCCAGGAGCGGTATTCAACATCAACGAACGAGTGTCCGGCCCCACCGCGTCAACAGAGACCCGCGCGGGACCGAACGCTCCACGCTTGACGGCTTATCGTTTCGGCGCACCGCCGATCCCGCCGCTTTCGCTTCCGTACGGCGCCGCGCCGCGCGGGGACAGCGGTCATCCCAAGAGGAGGATCCCCATGGCCATCAACGGTACCAAGGTCATCGATCTCGACAGCCACTTGGTGGGCGACGTGGCGAACTGGAAGCACTGCATCGAGGATGCGTGGAAGGAACACCTTCCGCGGCCGCTTCCCACGGCACCCGACGAAAGGCGCAAGACCCTGGTGGGGACGCGTATCATGGTGGGTTCGGAAGTGACCCGGCAGAGCGGCGAAAAGCCCCAATGGCACAAGGCGGAAGACCTGGCGGCCGGCGGGCGCGTGCGCAACCTCGACAAGGACGGCATCGATGTGGCCGTGCTGTCGCCCAACTCGCCCGCGCTGGACCTGGTGTGGTTTCCGGACGACCCGGAACTGGCCACGGCCTATTGCCGCGCCGAAAACGACTACATGCGGCAGTACGCCAACGAGTTTCCGGAACGCCTGCAATGGGCGGGCGTCATCCCTTGGCAGGACGTGGACCTGGCGGTCAAGGAACTGCACCGCATGGCCGACATGGGCAACCAGGCCCTCAACATGAAGGCGGTGCCGGTGGCCGGACGCTTGTGTTGGGACCCCTACTACGATCCCATCTACGCCGAACTGGAGAACCTGAACTGGCCGATCATCGTCCACGACACCAAGCACGATTCCATGGGCCAGGAACGGTTCGCGGACAACTTCTTCTTCTCGCACATGGTGGGGCGTGTCTTCGAGTCCATGGTGTGCATGATGTCGTTCATCTGCGGCGGCGTGCTGGAACGGTTCCCGAAGCTGAACCTCGTGTGCCTCGAGACCGGCGCCTCCCAGATGCCTTGGTGGCTGGGGCGCATGGACGAGCACTTCGAGAAGCTGCCGCACTTGGTGCCGTGGCTCAAGATGAAGCCGAGCGAGTATTTCATGCGGCAGGTGTACGTGGGCTGCGAGCCGTTCGAGGACGAGCACTTCGAGGTGGCGGTGGAGATGCTCGGCGACGACAACCTGGTGCTGGCCACGGACACGCCGCACTGGGACTCTTCCCCTCCCGGCACGGTGACCCGGCCCATCCTGGAGAGCGACAAGCT
Proteins encoded in this window:
- a CDS encoding ornithine cyclodeaminase family protein, with the translated sequence MLFIKETPAATIIPMAQAIEAVEESLAETSRGNAVVLPRRRIHHANRMLFGVLPGSFKGAMGAYLQTDQDRAIHHETVILYSVDSGEPLILFQDCGINELRTGAAGGVGAKYLAPPDATRVAVIGSEKHAFTQLEAVCAVRPIETVRVFSPTPANRLRFAERAGNALDLEATAVNGAEAALDGADIAITATNAQSPVFEGRALRPGMHVTSIANGDKTRVRAEIDHETMTRAARVCVTSRSTLETNQSDVFRAVRDGVLAWDGVCELGDVILGNAPGRTAPEEITLFKLQGLGIMDLAVGLRAYEALKDSGSVRRL
- a CDS encoding amidohydrolase family protein, which produces MEVRRLAVCLMVAAIGWVTNNSAALGQDVLISNVTVISPEREAPSEPTNVLVREGRIAGIGHERSLDAHGSGQVIDGTGRYLAPGLIDGHTHLSEIPGMTYRHEVAHPDIARAARRQIPRSYLFHGFTTVIDLIAQPDVIAEWNRQDVRPHAHFCGAAPVFDGYPMNFIPKPLRYRIMPYFLFDEARADAFPDGFEPAEHTPKGVVERMHGDGAVCVKTVFERGFGGRRHLPVPTKEMIRDLVAAAHARGMPVLLHANSQSAQAFGVEAGVDVLAHGMWNWADRKATELNPEVTRILDAIVQRNIVWQPTIQVLYGERDLHDPDYLSSPEFKHVLPWSLIDWYGTREGQWLRDRMRANPRVARALESGGWRGFAARPIARVTAALSYLASNGGRLSFGSDTPSSPTYANPPGLNGRQEMRRWLAAGVTPAQLFRAATIVNAEIFGLRDVVGTVEVGKRADLLLLARNPMEDVAAYDEIVIVILAGRVLHRADLSAKAAR
- a CDS encoding amidohydrolase family protein gives rise to the protein MAINGTKVIDLDSHLVGDVANWKHCIEDAWKEHLPRPLPTAPDERRKTLVGTRIMVGSEVTRQSGEKPQWHKAEDLAAGGRVRNLDKDGIDVAVLSPNSPALDLVWFPDDPELATAYCRAENDYMRQYANEFPERLQWAGVIPWQDVDLAVKELHRMADMGNQALNMKAVPVAGRLCWDPYYDPIYAELENLNWPIIVHDTKHDSMGQERFADNFFFSHMVGRVFESMVCMMSFICGGVLERFPKLNLVCLETGASQMPWWLGRMDEHFEKLPHLVPWLKMKPSEYFMRQVYVGCEPFEDEHFEVAVEMLGDDNLVLATDTPHWDSSPPGTVTRPILESDKLTEENKRKILGANAARILN